One genomic segment of Candidatus Thermodiscus eudorianus includes these proteins:
- a CDS encoding ABC transporter ATP-binding protein: METPKVDHIWDKGEFYEKKEYEKETLVRTEDVVVKFGGIRAVDEVSISVERGEILGIIGPNGAGKTSLLNVISGFYKPSSGRVYFKDMDITKMPPHERVKLGISRTFQHSELFLSMTVVENIMTGLHPWMKGNTLTYALWTPGVQEWEEWAREKTEHVIDLLDLHMYRHHVVGSLSPGVQKRVDLARAMVQDPEVIFMDEPMAGLTREEKEDLVRAVLEIYETRGVTFVLVEHDLEVVMDICNRVVVMDFGKVIAEGKPEEVAKDPVVLHAFIGL, from the coding sequence TTGGAGACTCCTAAAGTCGACCACATATGGGATAAGGGGGAGTTCTACGAGAAGAAGGAGTACGAGAAGGAGACCCTGGTGAGGACCGAGGACGTCGTCGTCAAGTTCGGCGGCATAAGGGCGGTGGACGAGGTCTCGATAAGCGTAGAGCGGGGAGAGATACTAGGCATAATAGGGCCCAACGGCGCTGGCAAGACCAGCCTCCTAAACGTCATATCGGGCTTCTACAAGCCCTCAAGCGGCCGGGTCTACTTCAAGGACATGGACATAACCAAAATGCCTCCCCATGAGAGGGTTAAGCTAGGCATATCCAGGACATTCCAGCATAGCGAGCTCTTCCTAAGCATGACCGTTGTAGAGAACATAATGACGGGCCTCCACCCGTGGATGAAGGGCAACACTCTAACCTACGCCCTATGGACGCCTGGAGTACAAGAGTGGGAGGAGTGGGCCAGGGAGAAGACAGAGCACGTCATAGACCTACTAGACCTACACATGTACAGGCACCACGTAGTCGGCAGCCTATCCCCAGGAGTCCAGAAGAGGGTCGACCTAGCCAGGGCCATGGTCCAGGACCCGGAAGTAATATTCATGGACGAGCCAATGGCCGGCTTGACGAGAGAGGAGAAGGAGGACCTGGTGAGGGCTGTCCTTGAGATCTACGAGACCCGCGGGGTAACCTTCGTCCTGGTCGAACACGACCTGGAGGTCGTGATGGACATATGCAATAGGGTGGTTGTTATGGACTTCGGGAAGGTGATCGCCGAGGGCAAGCCCGAGGAGGTAGCAAAGGACCCGGTAGTCCTCCACGCCTTCATAGGGTTATAG
- a CDS encoding AMP-binding protein: protein MLSSEVLLEEVKSRRGEEPYETTFQWLLYERAVKTPRGTAFRWKRYGIWHKFTWRDYFERVAWAALGLKELGLEEGDKGAFMTSNRPAWIIYEMGVQTAGGVSIGIYRDSLSDEVAYVLERSDSRYVLVEGQEQLDRVLDSGVDVDKIIVDEAKGLHQYRGSLGKKIITFGDLLVIGRKAYKSNGDRALKRMLADLDPDMICGLFTTSGTTGLPKLAMLSYKSMLAMAYQLNDWDPVGEDWEYVSFLPTAWIGEQMMSISWHTLSGFRVNFPETPDTMWHDFREIAPHFLFAPPRIWERIAKDIMAKIEDSDPLKKAAYRIAMWIGERAAKTRLVKGRSKPTLPWRILHYVAYWLAFRHILDKNGLKRVKRAYTGGAMIAEDYIFYYHSLGVNLKQIYGQTEVAGIAVVHPDDDVRADTVGKPLPLTEVRIAEDGEILIKSPALMKGYYKNEEATRKTIVGGWLKTGDVGELTEDGHLKIKDRAKEIIVLEDGTVVAPQIVQNKLKFSPYIGEAAIIGSGKPYLVALLNIDFETVSRWAERRRVAFTSYSDLSQKPEVLGLLKREVSRANNRLPEKMRVRKFASLFKEFHPDDEEMTRTRKLRRKVIETRYAGLIEAMYQGMEEYELTVVMKLEDGRRVPVTKKVKIIDVSR from the coding sequence ATGCTGTCGAGCGAGGTCCTACTAGAGGAGGTCAAGTCCCGGAGGGGCGAGGAGCCCTACGAGACAACCTTCCAATGGCTCCTCTACGAGAGGGCTGTCAAGACGCCGCGGGGCACGGCCTTCCGCTGGAAGCGCTACGGCATCTGGCACAAGTTCACCTGGAGAGACTACTTCGAGAGGGTCGCGTGGGCCGCGCTGGGCCTGAAGGAGCTGGGCCTTGAGGAGGGCGATAAAGGGGCGTTCATGACCTCCAATAGGCCGGCCTGGATAATCTACGAGATGGGGGTCCAGACGGCTGGCGGCGTCAGTATAGGCATCTACAGAGATAGCCTCAGCGACGAGGTAGCCTATGTTCTTGAGAGGAGCGATTCGAGGTACGTGCTAGTAGAGGGCCAGGAGCAGCTAGATAGAGTGCTCGACTCGGGGGTCGACGTTGACAAGATAATAGTCGACGAGGCTAAGGGCCTCCACCAGTACCGCGGGAGCCTCGGGAAGAAGATCATAACCTTCGGCGACCTACTAGTCATCGGGAGGAAGGCCTACAAGTCCAACGGCGACAGGGCTCTAAAGAGGATGCTCGCAGACCTAGACCCCGACATGATATGCGGCCTCTTCACCACGAGCGGCACCACCGGGCTCCCCAAACTGGCAATGCTCTCCTACAAGAGCATGCTCGCCATGGCCTACCAGCTAAACGACTGGGACCCCGTGGGCGAGGACTGGGAGTACGTCTCCTTCCTGCCGACGGCCTGGATAGGGGAGCAGATGATGAGCATATCATGGCACACGCTCTCCGGGTTCAGGGTGAACTTCCCAGAGACGCCGGACACCATGTGGCACGACTTCAGGGAGATAGCACCCCACTTCCTATTCGCGCCGCCCAGGATATGGGAGAGGATAGCGAAGGACATAATGGCCAAGATAGAGGACAGCGACCCCCTAAAGAAGGCCGCCTACAGGATAGCCATGTGGATAGGCGAGAGGGCCGCCAAGACCAGGCTCGTCAAGGGCAGGTCCAAGCCCACGCTACCCTGGAGGATACTCCACTACGTAGCCTACTGGCTGGCCTTCAGGCACATACTCGACAAGAACGGGCTGAAGAGGGTTAAGAGGGCCTACACGGGCGGGGCAATGATAGCGGAGGACTACATCTTCTACTACCACTCGCTGGGGGTAAACCTCAAGCAGATCTACGGGCAGACGGAGGTCGCTGGTATAGCTGTGGTGCACCCGGACGACGACGTCAGGGCGGATACCGTGGGCAAGCCGCTTCCACTGACAGAGGTCCGCATAGCCGAGGACGGCGAGATACTCATAAAGAGCCCAGCGTTGATGAAGGGATACTATAAGAACGAGGAGGCCACTAGGAAGACCATAGTAGGCGGGTGGCTGAAGACCGGCGACGTGGGCGAGCTCACCGAGGACGGCCACCTCAAGATCAAGGATAGGGCCAAGGAGATAATAGTCCTGGAGGACGGCACTGTCGTAGCCCCGCAGATAGTCCAGAACAAGCTGAAGTTCAGCCCCTACATAGGGGAGGCCGCTATAATAGGCTCCGGCAAGCCGTACCTGGTGGCGCTACTCAACATAGACTTCGAGACAGTCTCCCGCTGGGCTGAGAGGAGGAGGGTAGCCTTCACGAGCTACTCCGACCTATCGCAGAAGCCCGAGGTTCTCGGGCTCTTGAAGAGGGAGGTTTCCAGGGCTAACAATAGGCTCCCTGAGAAGATGAGGGTCAGGAAGTTCGCAAGCCTCTTCAAGGAGTTCCACCCGGACGACGAGGAGATGACTAGGACGAGGAAGCTGAGGAGGAAGGTCATAGAAACCAGGTACGCGGGACTCATAGAGGCCATGTACCAGGGAATGGAGGAGTACGAGCTGACCGTCGTCATGAAGCTGGAGGACGGCAGGCGAGTGCCGGTCACCAAGAAGGTGAAGATAATAGACGTGTCGAGGTGA
- a CDS encoding branched-chain amino acid ABC transporter permease produces the protein MDVGIILQSTLRGAIIGIIYAMIALGYNIVYRVNKSINFAHPTIVLLTAYVALMASYRYGPLVSYTLAIVTAIITSVAIERLVARPLLGRNPIALIGATLGVYYLLKGVTLTIGGGTTAALPIPYRVYSFGAIKMASNDIVSLVGTTLVLATIIILHNRTRLGAAMRAVAEDVIGAAAYGIPVRRLLVLSWVLAGLVGGFGGIFLAVKNQVSVELEYYAIRALAVSLIAGLDSIGGVVVGGIALGITEELGSLLLGEYLPGIGYDIAFFILLLVLFVKPYGLFGTERIERI, from the coding sequence GTGGATGTTGGCATTATACTCCAGTCGACTCTTAGAGGCGCCATAATCGGCATAATCTACGCGATGATAGCCCTCGGCTACAACATAGTCTATAGAGTCAATAAGTCGATAAACTTCGCCCACCCCACTATAGTACTCTTAACAGCCTACGTCGCGCTAATGGCATCGTACAGGTACGGCCCCCTGGTATCCTATACGCTAGCGATAGTCACAGCCATAATAACTAGCGTGGCTATAGAGAGGCTCGTGGCCAGGCCGCTCCTAGGCAGGAACCCCATCGCCCTGATAGGGGCGACGCTGGGAGTATACTACCTGTTGAAGGGCGTCACCCTAACCATAGGAGGAGGCACCACGGCCGCGCTACCAATACCCTACAGGGTATACTCGTTCGGGGCAATCAAGATGGCCTCGAACGACATCGTATCGCTCGTGGGAACAACCCTAGTCCTAGCGACGATAATCATACTCCACAACAGGACCAGGCTGGGCGCTGCTATGAGGGCTGTGGCGGAGGACGTTATCGGGGCGGCCGCGTACGGTATACCGGTTAGGAGGCTCCTGGTACTGAGCTGGGTGCTAGCAGGCCTCGTCGGAGGCTTCGGAGGCATATTCCTGGCCGTCAAGAACCAGGTCTCGGTAGAACTTGAATACTATGCCATAAGGGCGCTGGCCGTAAGCCTGATCGCTGGCCTAGACAGTATCGGTGGGGTAGTGGTCGGGGGCATAGCCCTGGGTATAACTGAGGAGCTGGGGAGCCTCCTGCTAGGCGAGTACCTGCCGGGTATAGGGTATGATATCGCCTTCTTCATACTCTTGCTGGTCTTGTTTGTGAAGCCTTATGGGCTGTTCGGGACGGAGAGGATCGAGAGGATCTAG